Proteins from a single region of Catenulispora acidiphila DSM 44928:
- a CDS encoding LysR family transcriptional regulator → MQFHQLRYFIAVAETRHFTRAAEALHVTQPSLSQQIRALEHELGADLFLRARGNITLTDAGEALLPMARRILADADAARREVQELAELRRGHVRLGATPSLCTGLLPDVLRTYHRRYPGIQLLVQESGSHDLVRDLARGALDLALVVLPLPSPSPALTTEELLREDLVVVSAPNLPPPGDGRQVRIADLEHEQLIMFRHGYDLRDLTVAACRAQGFEPVFAIEGGEMDAVLGFARAGLGVAIVPSMVAQNVDPSLRVTPIAPPALHRTIALAHRTDVALPRAAQEFRRTLLERTTAE, encoded by the coding sequence ATGCAGTTCCACCAGCTCCGATACTTCATCGCGGTGGCCGAGACGCGCCACTTCACGCGCGCCGCCGAAGCCCTGCATGTGACGCAGCCCTCACTGTCCCAGCAGATCAGAGCCTTGGAACACGAACTCGGGGCGGACCTCTTCCTGCGCGCCCGCGGCAACATCACGCTGACCGACGCCGGCGAGGCCTTGCTTCCGATGGCCCGGCGCATCCTCGCGGACGCCGATGCGGCACGGCGCGAGGTTCAGGAGTTGGCCGAGCTCCGGCGGGGTCACGTGCGGCTCGGGGCGACGCCATCTCTATGTACGGGACTGCTTCCAGACGTCCTTCGGACCTACCACCGGCGCTATCCCGGCATCCAGCTGCTGGTCCAGGAGAGCGGTTCGCACGACCTGGTCCGGGACTTGGCACGCGGCGCGTTGGACCTGGCCCTGGTCGTGCTGCCGCTGCCGTCCCCGTCGCCGGCGCTCACCACGGAGGAGCTGCTGCGGGAAGATCTGGTCGTCGTCTCGGCGCCGAACCTCCCGCCGCCCGGCGACGGCCGGCAGGTGCGCATCGCAGACCTCGAACACGAGCAGCTGATCATGTTCCGGCACGGCTACGACCTGCGCGACCTGACCGTGGCGGCGTGCCGCGCGCAGGGTTTCGAGCCGGTCTTCGCGATCGAGGGCGGCGAGATGGACGCGGTGCTCGGCTTCGCGCGGGCCGGGCTCGGCGTGGCGATCGTGCCGAGCATGGTGGCGCAGAACGTCGATCCGAGCCTGCGCGTCACGCCGATCGCGCCGCCGGCGCTGCACCGCACCATCGCGCTGGCGCATCGCACCGATGTGGCGCTGCCGCGTGCGGCGCAGGAGTTCCGGCGGACGCTGCTCGAGCGCACCACAGCAGAGTGA
- a CDS encoding succinate dehydrogenase/fumarate reductase iron-sulfur subunit: MKLTLRVWRQENASRPGRMQPYEIDGVSRDMSFLEMLDVLNEKLILDGEDPVAFDHDCREGICGACSLMIDGEAHGPEKKTTTCQLHMRSFRDGATIDVEPWRAAAFPVVKDLVVDRSALDRVIQSGGYITAPTGAAPEAHATPIPKPAADLAFENAECIGCGACVAACPNGSASLFTAAKINHLNTLPQGAPERETRVLTMLQQTDAEGFGGCTLTGECATACPKGIPLASIAAMNKEWLRAQRKASR; encoded by the coding sequence ATGAAGCTCACTTTGCGCGTCTGGCGGCAGGAGAACGCGTCCCGGCCGGGCCGCATGCAGCCGTACGAGATCGACGGCGTCAGCCGCGACATGTCGTTCCTGGAGATGCTCGACGTCCTGAACGAGAAGCTGATCCTCGACGGCGAGGACCCGGTCGCCTTCGACCACGACTGCCGCGAGGGCATCTGCGGCGCCTGCTCCCTGATGATCGACGGCGAGGCGCACGGACCCGAGAAGAAGACCACCACCTGCCAACTCCATATGCGCAGCTTCCGCGACGGCGCCACCATCGACGTCGAACCCTGGCGCGCCGCCGCCTTCCCGGTGGTCAAAGACCTGGTCGTGGACCGCTCAGCCCTGGACCGCGTGATCCAGTCCGGCGGCTACATCACCGCCCCCACCGGCGCCGCCCCCGAAGCCCACGCCACCCCGATCCCCAAGCCCGCCGCCGACCTCGCCTTCGAGAACGCCGAATGCATCGGCTGCGGCGCCTGCGTGGCCGCCTGCCCCAACGGCTCAGCCAGCCTGTTCACCGCCGCCAAGATCAACCACCTCAACACCCTCCCCCAAGGCGCCCCCGAACGCGAAACCCGCGTCCTCACCATGCTCCAGCAAACCGACGCCGAAGGCTTCGGCGGCTGCACCCTCACCGGCGAATGCGCCACCGCCTGCCCCAAGGGCATCCCCCTGGCCTCCATCGCCGCGATGAACAAGGAATGGCTGCGCGCACAGCGAAAGGCCTCGCGCTGA
- a CDS encoding succinate dehydrogenase, giving the protein MVTATWTDRRPPSLRTAWDSSVGKKTVMAVSGLVMVLYLLAHAFGNLKVFFGPGQFDSYAHWLRTMGEPVMHYSWTLWVIRVVMVLAVVAHTVSAYQLSRRDIRARPVRYEHRKAGSSYATRTMRWGGIILGLFIIWHLLDLTTGTVHSGFQPGHPYANVVSTFNHWYGDVIYIVAVCALGLHIQHGFWSAAQTLGVGSAKRDRLIKTTGNVVAVLLTLAFVAVPVGVMSGVVK; this is encoded by the coding sequence ATGGTTACCGCTACGTGGACGGACCGGCGTCCGCCTTCCCTGCGCACGGCTTGGGACAGCTCCGTCGGCAAGAAAACCGTCATGGCGGTCAGCGGCCTGGTCATGGTGCTCTACCTGCTGGCCCACGCGTTCGGGAACCTGAAAGTCTTCTTCGGCCCGGGGCAGTTCGACAGCTACGCGCACTGGCTGCGGACCATGGGCGAGCCCGTCATGCACTACAGCTGGACGCTGTGGGTCATCCGGGTCGTGATGGTCCTCGCCGTGGTCGCGCACACGGTCTCCGCCTACCAGCTCAGCCGCCGCGACATCCGGGCGCGTCCGGTGCGGTACGAGCACCGCAAGGCCGGGAGCAGCTACGCGACGCGGACGATGCGCTGGGGCGGGATCATCCTCGGGCTGTTCATCATCTGGCATCTGCTCGACCTGACGACCGGCACCGTGCACTCCGGATTCCAGCCGGGCCATCCCTACGCGAACGTCGTCTCGACCTTCAACCACTGGTACGGCGACGTCATCTACATCGTGGCCGTGTGCGCGCTGGGCCTGCACATCCAGCACGGCTTCTGGTCCGCCGCGCAGACGCTCGGCGTGGGCAGTGCGAAGCGCGACCGCCTGATCAAGACCACCGGCAACGTGGTCGCCGTGCTGCTCACGCTCGCCTTCGTGGCGGTGCCGGTGGGCGTGATGAGCGGAGTGGTGAAGTGA
- a CDS encoding FMN-binding protein, protein MRIPLIKTLLSLAGTVGTMGGLLAMKTSAHGLAPQPLQAAKVVHDRTAGATMTVTGPAIPVTHGIVQVRITLTDGHITDVSATSLPHDNDDSWTRSVTAAMVLDREVIAKQSAHIDGVSGATYTSKAYKASLQAAIDAGYRH, encoded by the coding sequence GTGCGAATCCCGCTTATCAAGACTCTGCTTTCCCTCGCCGGAACCGTCGGCACGATGGGCGGCCTGCTGGCCATGAAGACCTCCGCGCACGGGCTCGCGCCGCAGCCGCTCCAGGCGGCGAAGGTCGTGCACGACAGGACCGCCGGCGCCACGATGACCGTCACGGGACCGGCGATCCCGGTCACCCACGGCATCGTCCAGGTCCGCATCACGCTCACCGACGGGCACATCACCGACGTCTCGGCGACCAGCCTCCCGCACGACAACGACGACTCCTGGACCCGTTCGGTGACGGCGGCGATGGTCCTGGACCGCGAGGTCATCGCGAAGCAGTCGGCGCACATCGACGGCGTGAGCGGCGCGACGTACACGTCCAAGGCGTACAAGGCCTCGCTCCAGGCGGCGATCGACGCGGGCTACAGACATTGA
- a CDS encoding chitinase produces the protein MPRTVRKSLIAGAAFLLPAAAVGVAAGASTAAAATHAASFPAHYSAPYLQISSSDAKDMAADMAASGDKFYTLAFLTPKSGCTPEWEDGGDSVGAFSSQITALQNAGGNVIISFGGAEGGELAQTCTSVSSLEAAYAKVVSTYHVTRLDFDIEGSVLDNKTANSRRDQALAALQKANPAVQVDFTLPVDPTGLESNATALLSDAKSKGVAVNLVNIMTMDFGDGQNALKDAESGANATVPQLEKVFGVSSTKAWNMLGLTPIAGKNDDNENFTQANASTLESFAASKGVQELSFWEVDGYDKGVGYAYSKIFNKI, from the coding sequence ATGCCCAGAACTGTTCGCAAGAGTCTGATAGCCGGTGCGGCTTTTCTGCTGCCAGCTGCTGCTGTCGGGGTCGCGGCGGGTGCTTCGACCGCCGCTGCCGCCACTCATGCCGCGTCGTTTCCCGCCCACTACTCCGCGCCGTATCTGCAGATCTCGTCGAGCGATGCCAAGGACATGGCTGCGGACATGGCGGCCAGTGGCGACAAGTTCTACACGCTGGCGTTCCTGACGCCGAAGTCGGGGTGTACGCCGGAGTGGGAAGACGGCGGCGACTCGGTGGGGGCGTTCAGCTCGCAGATCACCGCGCTGCAGAACGCCGGCGGGAACGTGATCATCTCCTTCGGCGGGGCGGAGGGCGGGGAGTTGGCGCAGACCTGTACCAGCGTCTCCAGTCTGGAGGCCGCGTACGCCAAGGTCGTCAGCACGTATCACGTCACGCGCCTGGACTTCGACATCGAGGGCAGCGTGCTGGACAACAAGACCGCCAACTCCCGGCGGGACCAGGCGTTGGCGGCGCTGCAGAAGGCGAATCCGGCTGTGCAGGTCGACTTCACGCTCCCGGTCGACCCCACCGGTCTGGAGTCCAACGCCACCGCGCTGCTGTCCGACGCCAAGAGCAAGGGCGTCGCCGTCAACCTCGTCAACATCATGACGATGGACTTCGGCGACGGCCAGAACGCGCTGAAGGACGCCGAGTCCGGCGCCAACGCGACCGTCCCGCAGCTCGAGAAGGTCTTCGGCGTCTCCAGCACCAAGGCCTGGAACATGCTCGGCCTGACCCCGATCGCCGGCAAGAACGACGACAACGAGAACTTCACCCAGGCCAACGCCTCCACGCTGGAGAGCTTCGCCGCCTCCAAGGGCGTGCAGGAACTGTCCTTCTGGGAAGTCGACGGCTACGACAAGGGCGTCGGGTACGCCTACTCCAAGATCTTCAACAAGATCTAG
- a CDS encoding DUF4132 domain-containing protein — MSGATNAPTAVSEDTCQIPGAMRRLVIPRRGDVPSEPVAVDPKAAAYYAAWFDEQSPIVAGIVDHGHSEADLVEEYRASKGDLVIATPLAAAVAAAMTISQSTPAYENPAGIVDAWIATRGLAFAAAAAVELFGVKTSGRTSKGEQASAWLCRKDGAYEDIPHGIAVRVRQHLASAGEQDYAEVADVLARYRLSLASPTTSGQVLSRMLTSFLTPENVDWVESDFAFVSRAHYSAWLALASITTEEQVAALPAQKISAWGIARELSALWTALDNVGVHLLPVLTGWLAPESDPESVQRLLSIVAGIASADAFRYLVDNIDKKYFTVATQNAATTFPRRALQILGDAALRDTPRGLAAANVLRLHIVAHDELVQDELANLTPAVRDHVEKIRAANVPVPDAETDSLPTLFVSPPWLTAVKPARPVVITGLEAPTETVLAWRDGEKEQWASAELITNPQWKLESWKDIADRISTGGSAGWYANGHFAVEAPEDLVRSVLTSWEPDSWQSDTWIPTLVMRFGADALPPILSLARSVPASGAVFLAPFEAPEVALLAADWLSRLKTARPFALAWLTRHPGFAARTLIPAALGKAGKARSAAELTIRTLAARGFTAEITEAAAGYGDAVAQAVAAIVADDGTLTLPKTMPAVPDWAETRLLPQILLKGRQTALPEQSVKHLLLMLAVSKGTEPYAGIQMAKGICDPASLATFSWALFENWRGVDYPAKESWAFDALRWFGDDETVRRLSPMIRLWPGENGHQRAVAGLDVLADIGGTVALMHLYGISQKVKFKGLKEQATQRVTEIADDLGLTAEQLGDRLVPDLGLASSGTLSLDYGPRSFTVGFDEQLKPYVADQSGKRLKALPKPGAKDDQELAPAAHQQFSALKKDVRTLAASQIARFELAMVTQRRWTSQEFGEYFVGHPLLRHLVRRLVWVTFVDEKVGSAFRVAEDLSLADIADDEFTLADDAVIGVAHPLHIGGDVAAWSDVFADYEILQPFAQLGRTVFAFTDAEKASTRLTRFGGIETPVGKVLGLERRGWRRGAPQDAGIQGWISRALLGGGSVTATLDPGITVDYVAEWGETQRLQEVFISRHADGESYWNASAKFRELGSLDEITASELLRDLTEATTQ, encoded by the coding sequence ATGAGCGGCGCCACCAACGCACCCACCGCAGTGTCGGAAGACACGTGCCAGATCCCCGGGGCGATGCGCCGCCTCGTGATTCCCCGCCGGGGCGATGTTCCGAGCGAACCGGTCGCCGTCGATCCGAAAGCCGCCGCGTATTACGCCGCATGGTTTGACGAGCAGAGCCCGATCGTCGCCGGGATCGTCGACCACGGACACAGCGAAGCCGATCTCGTCGAGGAGTACCGAGCTTCCAAGGGCGACCTCGTCATAGCCACGCCGCTTGCCGCAGCGGTCGCGGCGGCGATGACGATCTCGCAGAGCACGCCGGCGTACGAGAACCCCGCCGGCATCGTCGATGCCTGGATCGCCACGCGCGGTCTCGCATTCGCCGCGGCCGCCGCTGTCGAGCTGTTCGGCGTGAAGACCTCGGGCCGCACCTCCAAGGGAGAGCAAGCTTCAGCGTGGCTCTGCCGCAAGGACGGCGCCTATGAAGACATACCTCATGGAATCGCCGTCCGCGTGCGCCAGCACCTGGCATCGGCGGGGGAGCAGGACTACGCGGAGGTCGCCGATGTCCTTGCGCGCTACCGGCTATCGCTGGCGTCCCCGACGACCTCCGGTCAAGTGCTGTCGCGCATGCTCACGTCCTTCCTGACGCCGGAGAACGTCGACTGGGTCGAGAGCGACTTCGCGTTCGTCTCGCGGGCGCATTACTCCGCGTGGCTCGCGCTCGCCTCGATCACGACCGAGGAGCAAGTAGCCGCCTTGCCGGCGCAGAAGATCTCGGCGTGGGGCATCGCCCGAGAGCTCAGTGCGCTGTGGACCGCGCTCGACAACGTCGGCGTCCATCTCCTCCCGGTCCTGACCGGATGGCTCGCTCCCGAGTCGGACCCGGAAAGCGTTCAGCGCCTGCTGTCCATCGTCGCGGGCATCGCGTCCGCAGACGCCTTCCGCTACCTCGTCGACAACATCGACAAGAAGTACTTCACGGTTGCGACGCAGAACGCTGCCACCACCTTTCCCCGGCGCGCTCTCCAGATCCTCGGCGACGCCGCGCTCCGCGACACTCCGCGCGGGCTGGCTGCCGCCAACGTGCTGCGCTTGCACATCGTCGCGCACGACGAACTCGTGCAGGACGAGCTGGCGAACCTCACTCCGGCGGTACGGGATCACGTCGAGAAGATCCGCGCCGCCAACGTCCCCGTGCCCGACGCCGAGACAGACAGCCTGCCGACGCTGTTCGTCAGCCCGCCGTGGCTGACCGCCGTGAAGCCGGCCAGGCCGGTCGTCATCACCGGTCTGGAGGCGCCGACCGAGACGGTCTTGGCGTGGCGCGACGGCGAAAAAGAGCAGTGGGCTTCCGCCGAGCTCATCACGAATCCCCAGTGGAAACTCGAAAGCTGGAAGGACATCGCCGACCGCATCAGCACCGGTGGCTCGGCCGGCTGGTACGCGAACGGCCACTTCGCCGTCGAGGCTCCCGAGGATCTGGTCCGGTCGGTTCTCACCAGCTGGGAGCCCGACTCCTGGCAGTCCGACACCTGGATCCCAACGCTGGTAATGCGTTTCGGCGCCGACGCGCTGCCGCCGATCCTGAGCTTGGCACGCAGCGTACCGGCGTCGGGTGCCGTTTTCCTCGCCCCGTTCGAGGCTCCCGAGGTCGCCCTCCTCGCGGCCGACTGGCTCAGCCGGCTGAAGACCGCGCGACCGTTCGCGCTGGCTTGGCTGACGCGGCATCCCGGCTTCGCAGCCAGGACCCTGATACCGGCGGCGCTCGGCAAGGCGGGCAAGGCGCGCAGTGCCGCCGAGCTGACCATCCGCACACTGGCCGCACGCGGATTCACTGCCGAGATCACCGAAGCCGCCGCAGGGTACGGCGACGCCGTGGCGCAGGCGGTCGCCGCCATCGTCGCCGACGACGGCACGCTCACGCTGCCCAAGACGATGCCCGCCGTCCCGGACTGGGCCGAAACCCGGCTGCTGCCGCAGATCCTGCTCAAGGGACGGCAGACCGCGTTGCCCGAGCAGTCTGTGAAGCACCTGCTCCTGATGCTCGCGGTGTCCAAAGGTACCGAGCCCTACGCCGGAATCCAGATGGCGAAGGGCATCTGCGACCCGGCCTCGCTCGCCACGTTCTCGTGGGCGTTGTTCGAGAACTGGCGCGGTGTCGACTACCCGGCGAAGGAGAGCTGGGCGTTCGACGCGCTGCGGTGGTTCGGCGACGACGAGACGGTGCGGCGGCTGTCCCCGATGATCCGCCTGTGGCCCGGCGAGAACGGGCATCAGCGCGCGGTCGCCGGTCTGGACGTACTGGCCGACATCGGCGGAACCGTGGCGCTGATGCACCTCTACGGCATCTCGCAGAAGGTCAAGTTCAAGGGGTTGAAGGAGCAGGCGACGCAGCGCGTCACGGAGATCGCCGACGACCTCGGGCTCACCGCCGAGCAGTTGGGGGACCGTCTCGTCCCGGACCTCGGGTTGGCGTCCTCCGGGACGCTGTCCCTGGACTACGGTCCACGGTCGTTCACTGTCGGATTCGACGAACAGCTGAAGCCGTATGTCGCCGATCAGAGCGGCAAGCGTCTCAAGGCTCTGCCGAAGCCGGGAGCGAAGGACGATCAGGAGCTCGCACCCGCTGCCCACCAGCAGTTCTCCGCGCTGAAGAAGGACGTGCGGACGCTCGCCGCGAGCCAGATCGCGCGCTTCGAGCTCGCCATGGTGACGCAGCGCCGCTGGACGTCCCAGGAGTTCGGCGAGTACTTCGTCGGGCATCCCTTGCTGCGACACCTGGTCCGGCGCCTGGTCTGGGTGACCTTCGTCGATGAGAAGGTAGGCAGCGCCTTCCGGGTCGCCGAAGACCTGAGTCTCGCCGACATCGCAGATGACGAATTCACCCTCGCCGACGACGCGGTGATCGGCGTCGCGCATCCGCTGCACATCGGCGGGGACGTCGCCGCGTGGTCGGACGTGTTCGCCGACTACGAGATCCTTCAGCCGTTCGCGCAATTGGGACGCACTGTGTTCGCATTCACCGACGCGGAGAAGGCTTCGACGCGCCTGACCCGGTTCGGCGGCATCGAGACTCCCGTCGGCAAAGTCCTGGGACTCGAACGGCGCGGCTGGCGCCGGGGTGCTCCGCAGGACGCCGGCATCCAGGGCTGGATATCACGCGCGCTCCTCGGCGGGGGTTCGGTCACCGCGACCCTCGACCCCGGCATCACCGTCGACTACGTCGCCGAGTGGGGCGAGACGCAGCGTCTCCAGGAGGTCTTCATCAGCCGCCACGCCGACGGCGAGAGCTACTGGAACGCCTCGGCGAAGTTCCGCGAGCTCGGCAGCCTAGACGAGATCACGGCCTCCGAACTCCTCCGCGACCTGACCGAGGCGACGACCCAGTGA
- a CDS encoding fumarate reductase/succinate dehydrogenase flavoprotein subunit gives MTDYTDYTVGDPIADAKAPAGPISERWDTRRFEAKLVNPANRRKRTVIVIGTGLAGGSAGATLAEAGYHVVQFCFQDSPRRAHSIAAQGGINAAKNYRNDGDSVHRLFYDTVKGGDFRSRESNVHRLAQISVEIIDQCVAQGVPFAREYGGLLDTRSFGGVQVSRTFYARGQTGQQLLLGAYQAMMRQVAAGNIELHARTEMLDLIVVDGRARGIVARDLLTGEISTYFGDAVVLASGGYGNVYYLSTNAMNSNATAIWRAHRKGAYFGNPCYTQIHPTCIPRTGDHQSKLTLMSESLRNDGRIWVPKAKGDSRSPDAIPEDERDYYLERQYPSFGNLVPRDIASRAAKNVCDEGRGVGPGGQGVYLDFADAIKRLGRKAVEEKYGNLFEMYQRITDEDPYRVPMRIYPAVHYTMGGLWVDYDLQTTVPGLFAVGEANFSDHGANRLGASALMQGLADGYFVLPATISDYLARHAGDVPVTADHPEAVAAVRETQERLDAILAVDGDRTPDSFHRELGELMWELCGMARDEAGLRKALDQIPAIREEFWRRIKVPGTGEEFNQSLEKANRLVDYFELAELMCLDALHRGESCGGHFRTESQTPDGEAARKDEEFSYVAAWEYTGLGQAPVLHREELDFEYVHPAQRSYA, from the coding sequence GTGACCGATTACACGGATTACACCGTCGGCGACCCGATCGCCGACGCCAAGGCTCCGGCCGGACCGATCAGCGAACGCTGGGACACCCGCCGCTTCGAGGCCAAGCTGGTCAACCCGGCGAACCGGCGCAAGCGCACGGTGATCGTCATCGGCACCGGCCTGGCCGGCGGATCCGCCGGAGCGACGCTGGCCGAGGCGGGCTACCACGTCGTGCAGTTCTGCTTCCAGGACTCGCCGCGGCGCGCGCACTCGATCGCCGCACAGGGCGGGATCAACGCCGCGAAGAACTACCGCAACGACGGCGACTCGGTGCACCGGTTGTTCTACGACACCGTCAAGGGCGGCGACTTCCGGTCGCGCGAGTCGAACGTGCACCGGCTGGCGCAGATCTCCGTGGAGATCATCGACCAGTGCGTCGCGCAAGGCGTGCCGTTCGCGCGCGAATACGGCGGGCTGCTCGACACGCGCTCGTTCGGCGGCGTGCAGGTCTCCCGTACCTTCTACGCGCGCGGGCAGACGGGGCAACAGCTGCTGCTCGGCGCGTACCAGGCTATGATGCGGCAGGTCGCCGCCGGCAACATCGAGCTCCACGCGCGCACCGAGATGCTCGACCTGATCGTCGTCGACGGCCGGGCTCGCGGCATCGTCGCGCGTGACCTTCTGACCGGCGAGATCTCCACGTACTTCGGCGACGCGGTCGTCTTGGCGTCCGGCGGTTACGGCAACGTCTACTACCTGTCGACCAACGCCATGAACTCGAACGCGACCGCCATCTGGCGCGCGCATCGTAAGGGTGCTTACTTCGGAAACCCCTGCTACACGCAGATCCACCCGACCTGCATCCCACGCACCGGCGACCATCAGTCGAAGCTGACGCTGATGTCGGAGTCGCTGCGCAACGACGGCCGGATCTGGGTGCCCAAGGCGAAGGGCGATTCGCGGTCTCCCGACGCGATCCCCGAGGACGAGCGCGACTACTACCTGGAGCGTCAGTACCCTTCCTTCGGCAACCTCGTTCCCCGCGACATCGCCTCGCGCGCCGCGAAGAACGTCTGCGACGAGGGTCGCGGCGTCGGACCCGGCGGGCAGGGCGTGTATCTGGACTTCGCCGACGCCATCAAGCGGCTGGGGCGCAAGGCGGTCGAGGAGAAGTACGGGAACCTCTTCGAGATGTACCAGCGGATCACCGATGAGGATCCGTACCGCGTTCCGATGCGTATCTATCCGGCCGTGCACTACACGATGGGCGGCCTGTGGGTGGACTACGACCTGCAGACCACGGTCCCCGGGCTGTTCGCGGTCGGCGAGGCGAACTTCTCCGACCACGGCGCCAACCGGCTCGGCGCGTCGGCGCTGATGCAGGGACTGGCCGACGGCTACTTCGTGCTCCCGGCGACGATCAGCGACTACCTCGCGCGGCACGCCGGCGACGTGCCGGTGACCGCCGACCACCCGGAGGCGGTCGCGGCGGTTCGCGAGACGCAGGAACGGCTGGACGCGATCCTCGCGGTCGACGGCGACCGCACCCCGGACTCCTTCCACCGCGAACTCGGCGAGCTGATGTGGGAGTTGTGCGGCATGGCGCGCGACGAGGCCGGGCTGCGCAAGGCGCTGGACCAGATCCCGGCGATCCGTGAGGAGTTCTGGCGCCGGATCAAGGTTCCGGGCACCGGCGAGGAGTTCAACCAGTCGCTGGAGAAGGCGAACCGGCTCGTCGACTACTTCGAGCTCGCCGAGCTGATGTGCCTGGACGCCCTGCACCGCGGCGAGTCCTGCGGCGGCCACTTCCGCACCGAGTCTCAGACCCCTGACGGCGAGGCGGCGCGCAAGGACGAGGAGTTCTCCTACGTCGCCGCCTGGGAGTACACCGGCCTGGGGCAGGCGCCGGTCCTGCACCGGGAAGAGCTCGACTTCGAATACGTCCACCCTGCTCAACGGAGTTACGCATGA
- a CDS encoding nuclear transport factor 2 family protein, giving the protein MTTPEIVTAWAAAWTGTNPNALGTLFAADGTYVDHAIGATMTGREQISGWKARTDAMIENVHVTITKAYRAGDHVTIEAVYGGHIKGAPTPFAVPMATLLRTRGEEITSDQDYYSLSSVLAQSGLPADWTPSDS; this is encoded by the coding sequence ATGACCACCCCCGAGATCGTCACCGCTTGGGCCGCCGCCTGGACCGGCACCAACCCGAACGCCCTCGGCACGCTGTTCGCCGCCGACGGCACCTACGTCGACCACGCGATCGGCGCCACCATGACCGGCCGCGAGCAGATCTCCGGCTGGAAGGCGCGCACCGACGCGATGATCGAGAACGTGCACGTCACCATCACCAAGGCCTACCGTGCCGGCGACCACGTCACGATCGAGGCCGTCTACGGCGGTCACATCAAGGGCGCGCCGACGCCGTTCGCCGTCCCGATGGCGACCCTGCTCCGGACCCGTGGCGAGGAGATCACCTCCGACCAGGACTACTACAGCCTGAGCTCGGTCCTCGCACAGTCCGGCTTGCCGGCCGACTGGACCCCGTCGGACTCCTGA
- a CDS encoding cell wall-binding repeat-containing protein, whose translation MATTAHAGTAPHPAVAMAAVNVPAPPSGVSRISGGDRYLTGVQVSQSQWADAGGDATGRAPAQAVVLARGDTFPDALSGVPLAAKVHGPLLLTTPAALSAGTAAEIRRVLGPGAGQPVYILGGTGAVSPSVEAQLVRDGYAVTRYQGSNRYQTALDVARRGLGDPARIVVATGDGYADALAAGPFAAGPDAVGGVPAAVVLSDGRSLDPATAAYVSGKLAAAAPGDCNAVTTVGGQAGTAVQAVTPAGSCTNPLAGADRYATAVAVAQQFPAGTSVGVATGGGFADALTGGAAMAALGRPLVLTDPAVLGDNPRLWLVGAHQGGVGATAVFGGPSAVGGEVFTQLQDIANGGAGLPTNALCGAPANPYGFNYCGVGSEVTVKAVPAAICSYFSCIGTDSAHTSFWRGLGYLEVCDDGDISLSGGRSGACSSHGGENHPVWKR comes from the coding sequence ATGGCCACCACTGCGCACGCGGGCACCGCGCCGCACCCGGCGGTCGCCATGGCGGCGGTGAACGTGCCCGCTCCGCCCTCCGGCGTCAGCCGGATCTCCGGCGGCGACCGCTACCTGACCGGCGTCCAGGTATCCCAATCGCAGTGGGCTGATGCCGGCGGCGACGCGACCGGGCGGGCTCCGGCGCAGGCGGTCGTGCTCGCGCGCGGCGACACGTTCCCCGACGCGCTGTCCGGGGTCCCGCTGGCCGCCAAGGTGCACGGCCCGTTGCTGCTCACCACCCCGGCGGCGCTGTCGGCCGGCACCGCCGCCGAGATCCGGCGCGTGCTCGGACCCGGCGCCGGACAGCCGGTCTACATCCTCGGCGGGACCGGGGCGGTGTCGCCGTCAGTGGAGGCGCAGCTGGTGCGCGACGGCTACGCGGTGACCCGGTATCAGGGCTCGAATCGCTACCAGACGGCGCTGGACGTGGCGCGCCGGGGTCTGGGCGACCCGGCGCGGATCGTGGTCGCGACCGGCGACGGGTACGCCGACGCGCTCGCCGCGGGTCCGTTCGCGGCCGGACCGGACGCGGTCGGCGGCGTGCCGGCCGCGGTCGTCCTGTCCGACGGCCGCAGCCTGGATCCGGCCACCGCGGCGTACGTCTCCGGGAAGCTCGCGGCGGCGGCGCCCGGCGACTGCAACGCCGTGACCACCGTCGGCGGCCAGGCAGGCACGGCCGTTCAGGCCGTCACGCCCGCCGGTTCCTGCACGAACCCGCTCGCCGGAGCGGACCGCTACGCCACGGCCGTCGCGGTCGCCCAGCAGTTCCCGGCGGGCACCTCGGTCGGCGTCGCCACCGGCGGAGGCTTCGCCGACGCGCTGACCGGCGGCGCGGCGATGGCCGCCCTCGGCCGTCCGCTGGTGCTCACCGACCCGGCCGTCCTCGGCGACAACCCCCGGCTGTGGCTGGTCGGCGCGCACCAGGGCGGGGTCGGCGCGACCGCCGTCTTCGGCGGCCCGAGCGCGGTCGGCGGCGAGGTCTTCACGCAACTGCAGGACATCGCGAACGGCGGCGCCGGACTGCCGACCAACGCCCTGTGCGGCGCACCGGCGAACCCGTACGGATTCAACTACTGCGGCGTCGGCTCGGAGGTCACCGTGAAGGCGGTTCCGGCGGCCATCTGCAGCTACTTCTCCTGCATCGGCACGGACTCGGCGCACACCAGCTTCTGGCGCGGACTCGGGTACCTGGAGGTCTGCGACGACGGCGACATCTCGCTGTCCGGCGGCCGCAGCGGGGCGTGTTCCTCACACGGCGGCGAGAACCACCCGGTGTGGAAGCGATGA